A part of Agromyces protaetiae genomic DNA contains:
- a CDS encoding serine hydrolase domain-containing protein — protein sequence MTGCIGGTVDPEAQFGGTDAAIPVEVSDALDAALANAVALSGASGGLAAIDAPWAGEWRGVAGTESFDEHASAVAPDDSFRLAGVTGEVTCLILLRLADAEVVGLADPVSEHVDGIPGLDGITLEQLCRHTSGLADYYPSLRTHFAHNPERVWSQIELISNGMALDRVGTPGEKYSYSRTGLLLLGVALERATNRSWNDLAEQYVFEPLGLDGTELPSPTDVADASSLDGYLQPPGADGNPVCDVRYDVSRLSSSSVGAAGGAISTLDDTVTISQAFATGSLLGEKTAREQWATEHIPDQPSWVSEGVGGLEYGPLRGISTETAGAVTAAFTDPGSGLTVVLTLNSSTAGPDFAREAAFALASIASKAPGADGAEAPLVELPWSIDQANANLASLARCATAPPAEAPPAEAPAEG from the coding sequence ATGACCGGATGCATCGGCGGCACCGTCGACCCGGAGGCGCAGTTCGGCGGGACCGACGCCGCGATCCCGGTCGAGGTCTCCGATGCGCTCGACGCGGCGCTCGCGAACGCCGTCGCGCTGAGCGGCGCGAGCGGGGGCCTCGCCGCGATCGACGCGCCCTGGGCGGGGGAGTGGCGCGGTGTCGCCGGCACCGAGAGCTTCGACGAGCACGCGTCCGCGGTCGCGCCCGACGACAGCTTCCGGCTCGCGGGGGTGACCGGCGAGGTGACGTGCCTCATCCTGCTTCGTCTCGCCGACGCAGAGGTCGTCGGCCTCGCCGACCCCGTCTCAGAGCATGTCGACGGTATCCCCGGCCTCGACGGCATCACCCTCGAGCAGCTCTGCCGCCACACGTCGGGGCTCGCCGACTACTACCCGTCGCTTCGGACGCACTTCGCGCACAACCCCGAGCGGGTCTGGTCGCAGATCGAGCTCATCTCCAACGGGATGGCCCTCGACCGCGTCGGGACGCCGGGCGAGAAGTACTCCTATTCGCGCACCGGGCTGCTGCTCCTCGGCGTCGCGCTCGAACGCGCGACGAACCGCAGCTGGAACGACCTCGCCGAGCAGTACGTGTTCGAGCCTCTCGGGCTCGACGGAACCGAACTCCCCTCGCCGACCGACGTCGCCGACGCGTCGTCGCTCGACGGATACCTGCAGCCGCCCGGAGCCGACGGGAACCCCGTGTGCGATGTCCGCTACGACGTGTCGCGACTCTCGAGTTCAAGCGTGGGCGCCGCGGGCGGGGCGATCTCGACGCTCGACGATACGGTCACGATCAGCCAGGCGTTCGCCACCGGGTCGCTCCTCGGCGAGAAGACCGCGCGCGAGCAGTGGGCGACCGAGCACATCCCCGACCAGCCCTCCTGGGTCTCCGAAGGCGTCGGCGGGCTCGAATACGGCCCGCTTCGAGGCATCTCCACAGAGACCGCGGGTGCCGTGACGGCGGCCTTCACCGACCCCGGCAGCGGACTCACCGTCGTCCTCACGCTCAACAGCTCCACCGCCGGTCCCGACTTCGCGCGCGAGGCGGCGTTCGCGCTCGCCTCGATCGCGTCGAAGGCCCCGGGCGCAGACGGCGCGGAGGCGCCGCTCGTCGAACTGCCGTGGTCGATCGATCAGGCAAACGCCAATCTGGCGAGCCTCGCGAGGTGTGCGACGGCGCCGCCCGCCGAGGCGCCGCCTGCGGAGGCCCCAGCAGAAGGCTGA
- a CDS encoding S8 family peptidase has product MTTPTPLFRAVRARRSGVALGAALLVLAAGTAVSPLTAIAAAADDLPATSPTEPAGPDASGLARDASAFEAGRYIVTLRDEAVATYAGGTGSFAATRARDGGDLDARSKRAVAYADHLADEQTAVADSVGAEIISSYTLATNGFSSTLTAEQAAALDADPRVVEVVKDELLHVQEAVPSTEFLGLSGDGGVWDATGGFASAGEGVVVGVIDTGIAPENPSFAGEPLGDTAGADPYRDGDEIVFDKSDGGTFRGVCETGEQFAADDCSTKLIGARYFLDNFGEGQIGPDRAEYVSPRDGNSHGSHTASTAAGNHGVHASVAGRDLGEISGVAPAAKIAAYKVCWSGLTHLEDGCAMGDLLAAIDAAVADGVDVINFSIGGGSAYSTVSLTDQAFLRAAAAGIFVAAAAGNAGPEASTADNAAPWITTVAASTIPSYDATVRLGDGRALLGGSITLPAAGTLAGPLVAASAIAVGGAESPTLCGPDTLDPAGAAGKIVLCERGVFDRVAKSAEVARAGGIAMVLVNPSPNSIDLDTHSVPTVHLDADSFEAVTAYAATDGATVTLEDGNTTGGPTFPTPQVAGFSSRGPILADGGDILKPDVAAPGVAILADGANAEGEDPTFMLMSGTSMASPHIAGLAALYLGERPNASPAAIKSALMTTAYDTVDASGSPVSDPFAQGAGHTDPRRYLEPGLLFLNDLDDWLGYVQGLGAADFGVAPIDPSSLNLASISIGALAGVESVERTVTSTAAGRFEAQAVDMPGVDVTVEPSVLEFGGAGEEATYTVTFRRTDAALEEFTTGALRWVGGGSGGGAGGTVTTPLAVRPVLLSVPSRATGEGVDGSVDIPVSAGATTDVPIAIDGLVEGRVMHGVGTAGGTRDRHLIEVPEGTTYARFELDAADDSADLDLRLYSSDGAGGGWLMREATTPSADETLIVPEMGSSRYVLEVDFFSGEGDLAYDLTAYLVGGDPSVGGFTADPSVLSMRLGEPASVTASWSGLEPGSRYFGRVHVGTGFDTTNVFVTTPGEPTPPDDEEFTLSVAPERVRPGKGFVVEAAGLDPAEPFTVTLDGEPFARGIAGDDGRAGQNPIMPADTAAGVHVVGIDAESGHAEASIEVADFLVVDTYEYVEYLADGTASAAAEVQFSGNGTARVVIESAGGSIALDERLELSHDPMFDFDVRRSSAARVTAGDYTIHVWAVAVDGSLSQQIDHPFTVEETKPSTVTMTANAADPNLVDIVYDNQVGAITQATVRYKMCSGPVVFATIWIDKPVISGTYDMTAMTGVDFLIDGEVLASYANTGSARCADAPKITNDFWAILSDGTLSPEIVGDAQLPDASRSPSIAGLAPTAGLLDFTSGEPASDAMLAAEPDPEHPVTLTHFNRYPAYSSGYDFSVGYGSSIYSGQFYWEGVPHDRVLEPGPVMARTIQVEEGEPFWVRAKYEVITPDKQISAHRLILTTAVTLAELAPVTDPVDPGTPGGPGGPGGPGQGGPVGGGSNSPAAGGGPLAFTGVEAGGLIAIAALILALGGVAVTAGMRRRRRDGRS; this is encoded by the coding sequence GTGACCACTCCAACCCCCCTCTTCCGCGCCGTCCGAGCGCGGCGCTCCGGCGTCGCGCTCGGCGCAGCGCTTCTCGTGCTCGCGGCAGGCACGGCCGTCTCGCCGCTCACGGCGATCGCGGCCGCAGCCGACGACCTCCCCGCGACGAGTCCGACTGAACCCGCCGGCCCCGACGCATCCGGGCTCGCGCGCGACGCCTCGGCCTTCGAAGCCGGACGCTACATCGTGACCCTCCGCGACGAGGCCGTCGCCACGTACGCGGGCGGCACGGGATCGTTCGCCGCCACGCGAGCGCGCGACGGCGGCGACCTCGACGCCCGCTCGAAGCGGGCCGTCGCCTACGCCGACCACCTCGCCGACGAGCAGACCGCGGTCGCGGACTCGGTCGGCGCCGAGATCATCAGCTCGTACACGCTCGCGACGAACGGCTTCTCGAGTACGCTCACCGCCGAGCAGGCGGCCGCGCTCGACGCCGACCCGCGCGTCGTCGAGGTCGTGAAGGACGAGCTCCTCCACGTGCAGGAGGCCGTGCCGTCGACCGAGTTCCTCGGACTCTCGGGCGACGGCGGAGTCTGGGACGCCACGGGCGGGTTCGCCTCGGCCGGTGAGGGCGTCGTCGTCGGCGTCATCGATACCGGCATCGCGCCCGAGAACCCCTCGTTCGCCGGCGAGCCGCTCGGCGACACGGCGGGCGCCGACCCCTACCGAGACGGCGACGAGATCGTCTTCGACAAGTCCGACGGCGGCACCTTCCGCGGGGTCTGCGAGACGGGCGAGCAGTTCGCGGCCGACGACTGCTCGACGAAGCTCATCGGCGCGCGCTACTTCCTCGACAACTTCGGCGAAGGCCAGATCGGCCCCGACCGTGCCGAGTACGTCTCGCCGCGCGACGGCAACAGCCACGGCTCGCACACCGCGAGCACGGCCGCGGGCAACCACGGCGTGCACGCGAGCGTCGCAGGCCGAGACCTCGGCGAGATCTCGGGCGTCGCGCCCGCCGCGAAGATCGCGGCCTACAAGGTCTGCTGGTCGGGTCTCACCCACCTCGAAGACGGATGCGCCATGGGCGACCTGCTCGCGGCGATCGACGCCGCGGTGGCCGACGGCGTCGACGTCATCAACTTCTCGATCGGCGGCGGCTCGGCGTACTCGACCGTCTCACTGACCGACCAGGCCTTCCTCCGCGCGGCGGCCGCGGGCATCTTCGTCGCCGCGGCCGCGGGCAACGCCGGCCCCGAGGCATCCACCGCCGACAACGCGGCGCCCTGGATCACGACCGTCGCGGCGTCGACCATCCCGAGCTACGACGCGACCGTGCGACTCGGCGACGGGCGTGCGCTCCTCGGCGGATCGATCACCCTGCCCGCGGCCGGAACGCTCGCCGGACCCCTTGTCGCGGCGTCGGCGATCGCCGTCGGCGGCGCCGAGAGCCCGACCCTGTGCGGACCCGACACGCTCGACCCTGCGGGTGCCGCGGGCAAGATCGTGCTGTGCGAGCGCGGTGTGTTCGACCGCGTCGCGAAGTCGGCCGAAGTGGCCCGGGCGGGCGGCATCGCCATGGTGCTCGTGAACCCCTCGCCGAACTCGATCGACCTCGACACCCACTCGGTGCCGACCGTCCACCTCGACGCCGACTCGTTCGAGGCCGTGACCGCGTACGCCGCGACCGACGGCGCGACGGTCACCCTCGAAGACGGCAACACGACGGGCGGTCCGACGTTCCCGACCCCGCAGGTCGCGGGCTTCTCGTCGCGCGGGCCGATCCTCGCCGACGGCGGAGACATCCTGAAGCCCGACGTCGCCGCGCCCGGCGTCGCGATCCTCGCCGACGGCGCGAACGCCGAGGGCGAAGACCCGACCTTCATGCTCATGTCGGGCACGTCGATGGCCTCCCCGCACATCGCGGGCCTCGCGGCCCTCTACCTCGGCGAGCGCCCGAACGCGTCGCCGGCCGCGATCAAGTCGGCCCTCATGACGACGGCGTACGACACGGTGGATGCCTCGGGGTCGCCCGTCTCGGACCCGTTCGCCCAGGGCGCCGGCCACACCGACCCGCGCCGTTACCTCGAGCCGGGTCTGCTCTTCCTGAACGACCTCGACGACTGGCTGGGGTACGTGCAGGGCCTCGGCGCCGCCGACTTCGGCGTCGCCCCGATCGACCCGTCGAGTCTCAACCTCGCATCGATCTCGATCGGCGCCCTCGCCGGCGTCGAGTCGGTCGAGCGCACGGTGACCTCGACGGCCGCGGGCCGCTTCGAGGCGCAAGCGGTCGACATGCCCGGCGTCGACGTGACCGTCGAGCCGAGCGTGCTCGAATTCGGCGGTGCGGGCGAAGAGGCGACGTACACGGTCACCTTCCGTCGCACGGATGCCGCTCTCGAGGAGTTCACGACGGGTGCGCTGCGCTGGGTCGGCGGCGGCTCGGGTGGCGGCGCCGGCGGCACCGTCACGACGCCGCTCGCGGTGCGCCCCGTGCTGCTCAGCGTCCCGTCACGTGCGACGGGCGAAGGCGTCGACGGTTCGGTCGACATCCCCGTCTCGGCGGGCGCGACGACCGACGTGCCGATCGCGATCGACGGTCTCGTCGAAGGTCGCGTCATGCACGGCGTCGGCACCGCGGGCGGCACGCGCGACCGGCACCTCATCGAGGTCCCGGAGGGCACGACGTACGCCCGCTTCGAGCTCGATGCGGCGGACGATTCGGCCGACCTCGACCTTCGCCTGTACTCGTCCGACGGCGCGGGCGGCGGCTGGCTCATGCGCGAGGCGACCACCCCGAGCGCCGACGAGACGCTCATCGTGCCCGAGATGGGCTCCTCGCGATACGTGCTCGAGGTCGACTTCTTCTCGGGCGAGGGCGACCTCGCCTACGACCTCACGGCGTATCTCGTCGGGGGCGACCCGTCGGTCGGCGGCTTCACCGCCGACCCGAGCGTGCTCTCGATGCGGCTCGGCGAGCCCGCCTCGGTCACGGCCTCGTGGTCGGGTCTGGAGCCCGGATCGCGGTACTTCGGTCGCGTGCACGTCGGCACAGGCTTCGACACGACGAACGTCTTCGTGACGACGCCGGGCGAGCCGACGCCGCCCGATGACGAGGAGTTCACGCTCTCGGTCGCGCCTGAGCGGGTGCGCCCCGGCAAGGGCTTCGTCGTCGAGGCGGCCGGCCTCGATCCCGCCGAGCCCTTCACCGTCACGCTCGACGGCGAGCCGTTCGCGCGCGGCATCGCCGGCGACGACGGCCGGGCGGGGCAGAACCCGATCATGCCTGCCGACACGGCCGCGGGCGTTCACGTCGTCGGGATCGACGCGGAGTCGGGCCATGCCGAGGCATCCATCGAGGTCGCCGACTTCCTCGTCGTCGACACCTACGAATACGTCGAGTACCTCGCCGACGGCACCGCGTCGGCAGCCGCCGAGGTGCAGTTCAGCGGCAACGGCACGGCACGTGTCGTGATCGAGAGCGCAGGCGGCTCGATCGCCCTCGACGAGCGGCTCGAGCTCTCGCACGATCCGATGTTCGACTTCGATGTGCGCCGGAGCTCGGCGGCACGGGTGACGGCGGGCGACTACACGATCCACGTGTGGGCGGTCGCGGTCGACGGCTCGCTGTCGCAGCAGATCGACCACCCGTTCACGGTCGAGGAGACGAAGCCGAGCACGGTCACCATGACCGCGAACGCGGCCGACCCGAACCTCGTCGACATCGTCTACGACAACCAGGTCGGGGCGATCACCCAGGCGACCGTCCGCTACAAGATGTGCTCAGGCCCGGTCGTGTTCGCGACGATCTGGATCGACAAGCCCGTCATCTCGGGCACGTACGACATGACCGCCATGACGGGCGTCGACTTCCTGATCGACGGCGAGGTGCTCGCGTCGTACGCGAACACGGGCTCCGCGCGATGCGCGGACGCCCCGAAGATCACGAACGACTTCTGGGCGATCCTCTCCGACGGAACGCTGAGCCCCGAGATCGTCGGCGACGCGCAGCTTCCGGATGCCTCGAGGTCTCCGAGCATCGCCGGACTGGCCCCGACCGCGGGACTTCTGGACTTCACGTCCGGAGAACCCGCGTCGGACGCGATGCTCGCGGCCGAGCCCGACCCCGAGCACCCCGTGACGCTCACCCACTTCAACCGCTACCCGGCCTACAGCAGCGGGTACGACTTCTCGGTGGGCTACGGGTCGAGCATCTACTCCGGCCAGTTCTACTGGGAGGGCGTGCCGCACGACCGGGTCCTCGAACCCGGGCCTGTGATGGCTCGCACGATCCAGGTCGAGGAGGGCGAGCCGTTCTGGGTGCGCGCGAAGTACGAGGTGATCACTCCCGACAAGCAGATCTCCGCCCACCGGCTCATCCTGACGACTGCGGTGACGCTCGCCGAGCTCGCACCGGTCACCGACCCGGTCGATCCCGGTACGCCCGGCGGTCCCGGCGGTCCCGGCGGTCCCGGACAAGGCGGACCGGTCGGGGGCGGCTCGAACTCGCCCGCTGCGGGCGGTGGCCCGCTCGCGTTCACGGGCGTCGAAGCGGGCGGTCTCATCGCGATCGCCGCGCTCATCCTGGCGTTGGGAGGCGTGGCCGTGACCGCGGGCATGCGCCGCAGGCGCCGAGACGGGCGGAGCTGA
- a CDS encoding helix-turn-helix transcriptional regulator — translation MADDLPLLDLAGFEESTERAYVHVLMHGRATAHEVAEQLQADDETAFRRLEDLRGLGLVSRLEGESPTYAAVDPRYALRTVVDRLSDQALRIREAIPSLGEYFDAGTPEDPASQQTVVLSDPDTVAAWYARLEHQATKEFLAFDRPPYVSASFDPFQAAVLARGVDWRSIYTIESFDEGSTWEEVELLAEQGEQSRITDELPLKLVIVDGSTALVSLSLDPGRIEALITHAPPLVAALHELFEFHWARAVPLPGAREQVAGTTSAAPLATAAGRPPTPEERAILTLMAVGMKDDAIARRLGVSARTLRRRSQELLAELGAGNRFQAGVEAARRGWL, via the coding sequence ATGGCGGACGATCTCCCGCTCCTCGATCTCGCCGGATTCGAAGAGTCGACCGAGCGTGCCTACGTGCACGTGCTCATGCACGGACGAGCGACCGCGCACGAGGTCGCCGAGCAGTTGCAGGCCGACGACGAGACGGCGTTCCGCAGGCTCGAAGACCTCCGCGGGCTCGGGCTCGTCTCACGTCTCGAAGGCGAGTCCCCGACGTATGCCGCCGTCGACCCGCGCTACGCGCTCCGGACCGTCGTCGACCGACTGAGCGACCAGGCACTCCGCATCCGAGAGGCGATCCCGTCGCTCGGCGAGTACTTCGACGCGGGCACGCCCGAGGATCCGGCCTCGCAGCAGACCGTCGTCCTGAGCGACCCCGACACGGTCGCCGCCTGGTATGCGCGACTCGAGCACCAGGCGACGAAGGAGTTCCTCGCGTTCGACCGCCCGCCGTACGTGTCAGCCTCGTTCGACCCGTTCCAGGCGGCCGTGCTCGCACGCGGTGTGGACTGGCGCTCGATCTACACGATCGAGAGCTTCGACGAGGGCTCGACGTGGGAGGAGGTCGAGCTCCTGGCCGAGCAGGGCGAGCAGTCGCGCATCACCGACGAGCTGCCCCTCAAACTCGTGATCGTCGACGGGTCGACCGCGCTCGTGTCGCTGAGCCTCGACCCCGGTCGCATCGAGGCGCTCATCACGCACGCGCCGCCGCTCGTCGCCGCCCTGCACGAGTTGTTCGAATTCCACTGGGCGCGCGCGGTGCCACTGCCCGGTGCCCGCGAGCAGGTCGCGGGCACGACATCCGCCGCGCCGTTGGCGACTGCGGCCGGGCGGCCGCCGACGCCCGAGGAACGCGCCATCCTGACCCTTATGGCGGTGGGCATGAAGGACGACGCGATCGCCCGTCGACTCGGCGTCTCGGCGCGCACGCTCCGCCGGCGGAGCCAGGAGCTCCTCGCCGAGCTCGGCGCCGGCAATCGGTTCCAAGCGGGCGTCGAAGCCGCGCGGCGCGGCTGGCTGTAG
- the ykgO gene encoding type B 50S ribosomal protein L36 produces MQVRNSIKSMKNQPGSQVVRRRGRVFVINRLNPRFKTRQG; encoded by the coding sequence ATGCAGGTCCGCAACTCGATCAAGTCCATGAAGAACCAACCCGGATCGCAGGTCGTGCGCCGCCGCGGCCGGGTCTTCGTCATCAACCGCCTCAACCCCCGGTTCAAGACGCGGCAGGGTTAG